A single genomic interval of Peromyscus leucopus breed LL Stock chromosome 7, UCI_PerLeu_2.1, whole genome shotgun sequence harbors:
- the LOC114695185 gene encoding zinc finger protein 26 isoform X4 produces MEQGILQEWELHLKTKGTALQQDVFWSDVSNGMQLGREHKRGVLGDSIQVGTVFSEDSCPETHISTSNTDNTSECNLYGKDFLPPLKENSTEENILQLNQCVKPFTVTPDVSQKMCTVEKFFECCECGKIFINQLELQAHSSSHSEKNLHKSEQCEQAFTHSISHDDHVVIPTEKKYYECKKCEKIFTHPIYLNIHMQSHTSEKPYDCKECGKAFTERSSLIVHLRQHTREKSYECKECGKTFIQPSRLTEHMRSHTGEKPYQCDQCGNAFASSSYLTTHLRTHTGEKPFECNICGKAFTRSSYLLGHIRTHTGEKPYECKVCGKAFSGRSWLTIHLRKHTGERPYPCTECEKAFTSFAQLTEHIKTHTGEKPFRCKVCARTFRNSSCLKTHFRIHTGIKPYKCNYCGKDFTARSGLTKHVLIHNGEKPYECKECGKAFSTSSGLVEHIRIHTGEKPFECYQCGKALAHSSSLVGHLRTHTGEKPFECNQCDKTFTRSSYLRIHMRTHTGEKPYECKECGKTFPERSCLTKHIRTHTGERPYECKECGKGFISFAQLTVHMKTHSSERPFQCKVCTKSFRNSSSLETHFRIHTGVKPYKCTYCGKDFTARSGLTIHLRNHTGEKSYACQECGKAFSTSSGLIAHIRSHKGEKPFECDHCGKAFASSSYLNVHLKIHTGEKPFQCTVCGKTFTCSSYLPVHMRTHTGEKPFQCIICGKSFLWSSYLRVHMRIHTGEKPYVCQYCGKAFTEHSGLNKHLRKHAGEKPYEYKERGEAFTTSADANKHENPHWGENL; encoded by the exons AATGGGAACTGCACCTTAAGACAAAAGGGACAGCACTTCAGCAGGATGTATTTTGGTCCGATGTGTCAAATGGAATGCAACTG GGAAGAGAACACAAGAGAGGGGTGCTTGGTGACTCTATACAAGTTGGAACAGTTTTCAGTGAAGATTCATGCCCTGAGACTCACATAAGTACTTCAAATACAGATAACACTTCAGAGTGTAATTTGTATGGAAAAGACTTTTTGCCACCACTTAAAGAAAATTCTACCGAAGAGAACATTCTTCAGTTGAACCAGTGTGTAAAACCCTTCACCGTGACTCCAGATGTTTCCCAGAAAATGTGCACTGTGGAAAAATTCTTTGAATGCTGCGAATGTGGGAAAATTTTCATTAATCAGTTAGAACTGCAGGCACATAGTTCTTCTCATAGTGAAAAGAATCTTCACAAATCAGAGCAGTGTGAGCAAGCTTTTACTCATTCTATAAGCCATGACGATCATGTTGTAATTCCcactgaaaaaaaatactatgaatGTAAGAAGTGTGAAAAAATCTTTACACATCCTATCTACCTTAATATCCATATGCAAAGCCACACCTCGGAGAAGCCCTATGACtgtaaggaatgtgggaaagccttcactgAGCGCTCGAGCTTAATTGTACATCTACGACAACACACGCGAGAGAAGTCTTATGAGTGCAAGGAATGTGGGAAAACCTTTATTCAACCCTCACGCCTTACAGAACATATGAGAagtcatacaggagagaaaccatatCAGTGTGACCAGTGTGGGAATGCCTTTGCATCTTCTTCTTACCTTACTACGCATTTGagaactcatactggagagaagccctttgAGTGTAACATATGTGGGAAGGCATTTACACGTTCTTCTTACCTGTTAGGTCACATACGAACTCACacaggagaaaaaccctatgaatgtaaagtATGTGGGAAAGCGTTCAGTGGCCGTTCTTGGCTTACGATACACTTACGAAAACATACTGGAGAGAGGCCCTATCCATGTACAGAATGTGAGAAAGCCTTCACCAGCTTTGCTCAATTAACTGAACATATAAAAACTCACACTGGTGAGAAGCCCTTCCGGTGTAAGGTATGTGCAAGGACCTTCAGAAATTCCTCATGCCTTAAGACCCACTTTCGAATTCACACTGGAATAAAACCATACAAATGTAATTACTGTGGGAAAGACTTCACAGCACGTTCAGGCCTTACTAAGCATGTACTAATTCACAATGGTGAGAAACCCTATGAGtgtaaggaatgtgggaaagccttcagtaCATCTTCTGGCCTTGTTGAACATAtaagaattcatacaggagagaagccCTTTGAATGTTACCAGTGTGGGAAAGCCTTGGCTCATTCCTCATCTCTTGTTGGACATTTAAGAactcacacaggagagaaaccctttgAGTGTAATCAGTGTGACAAAACATTTACACGATCTTCTTATCTTCGTATTCATATGCGAACTCACACCggagagaaaccatatgaatgtaaagaatgtggGAAAACTTTCCCTGAGCGCTCATGCCTTACTAAACacataagaacacatactggtGAAAGGCCCTatgaatgtaaggaatgtgggaaagGCTTTATTAGTTTTGCTCAACTTACTGTACACATGAAAACTCACAGTTCTGAGAGACCTTTTCAGTGTAAGGTGTGCACAAAATCCTTTAGAAACTCATCATCCCTTGAGACCCACTTTCGAATTCACACTGGAGTAAAACCCTATAAATGCACTTACTGTGGGAAAGACTTCACTGCTCGTTCAGGCCTTACTATACATTTACGAAATCACACTGGCGAAAAGTCCTATGCATGCCAagaatgtggaaaagcctttaGCACTTCCTCAGGCCTTATTGCACATATAAGAAGTCACAAAGGAGAGAAACCGTTTGAATGTGACCACTGTGGGAAAgcctttgcttcttcctcttaTCTTAATGTGCATTTGAaaattcacactggagaaaagccctTTCAGTGTACTGTATGTGGAAAAACATTTACATGTTCTTCTTATCTTCCCGTTCATATGCGAAcgcacactggagagaagccttttCAGTGTATAATATGTggaaagtcatttttatggtcCTCGTACCTTCGAGTTCACATGcgaattcacactggagagaaaccctatgtatgCCAGTACTGTGGAAAAGCCTTTACAGAGCACTCAGGCCTTAATAAACATTTACGGAAACATGCAggagagaaaccatatgaatATAAGGAACGTGGGGAAGCCTTCACTACTTCTGCTGATGCTAATAAACATGAAAATCCCCATTGGGGGGAAAACCTTTGA
- the LOC114695185 gene encoding zinc finger protein 26 isoform X3, which produces MRLHQQTWSSLVFFKCGFGGQLFKPSLISWLERKVELTVMEQGILQEWELHLKTKGTALQQDVFWSDVSNGMQLGREHKRGVLGDSIQVGTVFSEDSCPETHISTSNTDNTSECNLYGKDFLPPLKENSTEENILQLNQCVKPFTVTPDVSQKMCTVEKFFECCECGKIFINQLELQAHSSSHSEKNLHKSEQCEQAFTHSISHDDHVVIPTEKKYYECKKCEKIFTHPIYLNIHMQSHTSEKPYDCKECGKAFTERSSLIVHLRQHTREKSYECKECGKTFIQPSRLTEHMRSHTGEKPYQCDQCGNAFASSSYLTTHLRTHTGEKPFECNICGKAFTRSSYLLGHIRTHTGEKPYECKVCGKAFSGRSWLTIHLRKHTGERPYPCTECEKAFTSFAQLTEHIKTHTGEKPFRCKVCARTFRNSSCLKTHFRIHTGIKPYKCNYCGKDFTARSGLTKHVLIHNGEKPYECKECGKAFSTSSGLVEHIRIHTGEKPFECYQCGKALAHSSSLVGHLRTHTGEKPFECNQCDKTFTRSSYLRIHMRTHTGEKPYECKECGKTFPERSCLTKHIRTHTGERPYECKECGKGFISFAQLTVHMKTHSSERPFQCKVCTKSFRNSSSLETHFRIHTGVKPYKCTYCGKDFTARSGLTIHLRNHTGEKSYACQECGKAFSTSSGLIAHIRSHKGEKPFECDHCGKAFASSSYLNVHLKIHTGEKPFQCTVCGKTFTCSSYLPVHMRTHTGEKPFQCIICGKSFLWSSYLRVHMRIHTGEKPYVCQYCGKAFTEHSGLNKHLRKHAGEKPYEYKERGEAFTTSADANKHENPHWGENL; this is translated from the exons AATGGGAACTGCACCTTAAGACAAAAGGGACAGCACTTCAGCAGGATGTATTTTGGTCCGATGTGTCAAATGGAATGCAACTG GGAAGAGAACACAAGAGAGGGGTGCTTGGTGACTCTATACAAGTTGGAACAGTTTTCAGTGAAGATTCATGCCCTGAGACTCACATAAGTACTTCAAATACAGATAACACTTCAGAGTGTAATTTGTATGGAAAAGACTTTTTGCCACCACTTAAAGAAAATTCTACCGAAGAGAACATTCTTCAGTTGAACCAGTGTGTAAAACCCTTCACCGTGACTCCAGATGTTTCCCAGAAAATGTGCACTGTGGAAAAATTCTTTGAATGCTGCGAATGTGGGAAAATTTTCATTAATCAGTTAGAACTGCAGGCACATAGTTCTTCTCATAGTGAAAAGAATCTTCACAAATCAGAGCAGTGTGAGCAAGCTTTTACTCATTCTATAAGCCATGACGATCATGTTGTAATTCCcactgaaaaaaaatactatgaatGTAAGAAGTGTGAAAAAATCTTTACACATCCTATCTACCTTAATATCCATATGCAAAGCCACACCTCGGAGAAGCCCTATGACtgtaaggaatgtgggaaagccttcactgAGCGCTCGAGCTTAATTGTACATCTACGACAACACACGCGAGAGAAGTCTTATGAGTGCAAGGAATGTGGGAAAACCTTTATTCAACCCTCACGCCTTACAGAACATATGAGAagtcatacaggagagaaaccatatCAGTGTGACCAGTGTGGGAATGCCTTTGCATCTTCTTCTTACCTTACTACGCATTTGagaactcatactggagagaagccctttgAGTGTAACATATGTGGGAAGGCATTTACACGTTCTTCTTACCTGTTAGGTCACATACGAACTCACacaggagaaaaaccctatgaatgtaaagtATGTGGGAAAGCGTTCAGTGGCCGTTCTTGGCTTACGATACACTTACGAAAACATACTGGAGAGAGGCCCTATCCATGTACAGAATGTGAGAAAGCCTTCACCAGCTTTGCTCAATTAACTGAACATATAAAAACTCACACTGGTGAGAAGCCCTTCCGGTGTAAGGTATGTGCAAGGACCTTCAGAAATTCCTCATGCCTTAAGACCCACTTTCGAATTCACACTGGAATAAAACCATACAAATGTAATTACTGTGGGAAAGACTTCACAGCACGTTCAGGCCTTACTAAGCATGTACTAATTCACAATGGTGAGAAACCCTATGAGtgtaaggaatgtgggaaagccttcagtaCATCTTCTGGCCTTGTTGAACATAtaagaattcatacaggagagaagccCTTTGAATGTTACCAGTGTGGGAAAGCCTTGGCTCATTCCTCATCTCTTGTTGGACATTTAAGAactcacacaggagagaaaccctttgAGTGTAATCAGTGTGACAAAACATTTACACGATCTTCTTATCTTCGTATTCATATGCGAACTCACACCggagagaaaccatatgaatgtaaagaatgtggGAAAACTTTCCCTGAGCGCTCATGCCTTACTAAACacataagaacacatactggtGAAAGGCCCTatgaatgtaaggaatgtgggaaagGCTTTATTAGTTTTGCTCAACTTACTGTACACATGAAAACTCACAGTTCTGAGAGACCTTTTCAGTGTAAGGTGTGCACAAAATCCTTTAGAAACTCATCATCCCTTGAGACCCACTTTCGAATTCACACTGGAGTAAAACCCTATAAATGCACTTACTGTGGGAAAGACTTCACTGCTCGTTCAGGCCTTACTATACATTTACGAAATCACACTGGCGAAAAGTCCTATGCATGCCAagaatgtggaaaagcctttaGCACTTCCTCAGGCCTTATTGCACATATAAGAAGTCACAAAGGAGAGAAACCGTTTGAATGTGACCACTGTGGGAAAgcctttgcttcttcctcttaTCTTAATGTGCATTTGAaaattcacactggagaaaagccctTTCAGTGTACTGTATGTGGAAAAACATTTACATGTTCTTCTTATCTTCCCGTTCATATGCGAAcgcacactggagagaagccttttCAGTGTATAATATGTggaaagtcatttttatggtcCTCGTACCTTCGAGTTCACATGcgaattcacactggagagaaaccctatgtatgCCAGTACTGTGGAAAAGCCTTTACAGAGCACTCAGGCCTTAATAAACATTTACGGAAACATGCAggagagaaaccatatgaatATAAGGAACGTGGGGAAGCCTTCACTACTTCTGCTGATGCTAATAAACATGAAAATCCCCATTGGGGGGAAAACCTTTGA